The Streptomyces sp. NBC_01317 genomic interval CTGGCCGGCGGCCACCTCGCCGACCGCGGCGGACGGCGGCACAAGGTGGTGGCGGGGATCGGTTACGGTCTGTCCGCGCTCTGCAAGCCCCTGCTGCTGCTCGCGCACACGCTCCCCGTGATCAGCGCCGTGCTCGCCCTGGACCGCACCGGCAAAGGCCTCCGTACGGCACCCCGGGACGCGATGATCTCGCTGTCGACCCCGCCCGAGCGCCTGGGCAGGGCGTTCGGGGTGCACCGCGCCATGGACACCACCGGCGCGCTCCTGGGTCCGCTCGCCGCCTTCGCCGTGCTCCGGGTCACCGTCGACGGGTACGACGCGGTCTTCGCGGTCAGCGGGTGTGTCGCGGCGCTGGGCGTCCTGGTGCTCGTGCTCTTCGTACCCCGGCAGGTCGCGTCACGTCACCCCGCCACCCGGCCGGACGCCGGCGAACCCGGTGACCCCGAGCGCCGTGCCACGCTGCGCGACTCGGTCGCCCTGCTGCGCCGGCCCGCCCTCCGGCGGCTCACCCTGTGCGCCGTGCTCCTCGGCCTCACCACCGTCAGCGACTCCTTCCTCTACCTGCTGCTCCAGCGCGAACTGCGCCTGCCCGTCCACCTGTTCCCCCTGCTGCCGCTGGGCACGGCCGCCACCTTCCTGCTGCTGGCCGTGCCGATGGGCGCGGTCGCCGACCGCGTGGGACGGCGCCGCCTCTTCCTGGCGGGACACGGATTCCTGCTGCTGGGGTACGGGTTGGTGCTCCTCGCGTCCCGGGACGCCGGCGCGTCCGTGGTGGTGGCTGTCCTCGTACTGCACGGCGCGTTCTACGCGGCCACCGACGGAGTGCTGGCGGCGGCCACCGCCCGTGTGGTCCCGGCGGAACACCAGGGCGCGGGGCAGGCCCTGGTGGGCACCGGCCAGGCGCTGGCCCGGTTCGTCTGCTCGCTCGCCTTCGGCGCGGCCTGGACCCTGTGGGACGGCCGGACCGCCCTCGCGGTCACCGCCGCCGCGCTCGTCGCCGCCGCCGTCGCGGCCTCCTTCGTCCTCCGTACCGCCGAAGAGGTGCCCGCATGACCCGCACCACCCGCCTGGTGATCCTCTTCGTCGCCGTCCTGCTGCTCGGCGCGGCCGGCACCGGCGCGGTGCTGCACGCCGCGAACCGTTCCGGCGAGCGGAACCAGGAACAGGCGGGCGGCGCGCCCGTCAGGAGCGGTACGGTCACGCTCCGGCCGGACACCGGTCGCCGCCTCCTCGTCCGCAACCTGGCCTGGGGGCCGCACCGCGACGAGATCGCCACCGTCCCCGCCTCCCGCCCCGACGGACCGCGCACCGTCTCCGGCGTGAAGTGCCTGCGCTTCCACGCCGCCGCCGGGACCGGCATCTGCCTCCAGGCCCGGCGCGGCGCGCTGGAGGACACGTACCGCGCGGTGGTGCTCGACGCGGACCTGCGCGAAGTACGCCACTATCCCGTCGCCGGCATCCCCACCCGGGCCAGGGTCTCGCCCTCCGGACACCTGGTCGCCTGGACGGTCTTCGTCAGCGGCGACTCGTACGCGGGCACCGCCTTCTCCACCCGCACCTCGATCGCCGACGCCCGTACGGGGGCGATCGACGACAACCTGGAGACGTTCGCGGTCGTCAGGGACGGCCGCCCCTACCACGCCTCCGACGTCAACATCTGGGGCGTCACCTTCGCCGACGACTCCCGCTTCTACGCGACGCTGGCCACGGCCGGGCAGACGTACCTGGTCCAAGGGGACCTGACGGCGCGGACGTTGACGACCCTGCACCGCAACGTCGAGTGCCCGTCGCTCTCGCCCGACGGCAGCCGGATCGCCTACAAGAAGCGCGTTCCCGGCGCACCGGCCGACGCGCCCTGGCGGCTGTACGTGCTCAATCTCCGCGACATGACGGAGACCGCCACCGCCGAGCGGCGCGACGTGGACGACCAGGCGCTGTGGGCGGACGGCTCCACACTCGTGTACGCGCTGCCGGGCGACTACGGCTCCGACCTGTGGACGGTCCCCGCCGACGGCAACGGAGCCCCCCGGCGCCTGATGCGGTCCGCCGTCGCCCCCGCCTACCTGGGCTGACGGGGGTCAGTTGTCGCGGCTGAGCGTGCCCGTCGCGGTGATGGAGCCGGTGATCCCGTAGAGGAGCCGTTGCCCGAGAGGTGCCGCCGCTGCGTGCGGAGTGAGGCCCGGTACGTGGGTCCTGCGTGGTTCCACGACGATGCCCGCCCCAGGTCCGGCCCGCCGGACGGACACACATGACGGCGGGATAGCGTGCCGGGATGGGAGATCGCACAGTGGAACCGGGCCCCGGGCTCTGGGAGTACGCGCTCGCGGCGGCGGACGAGCTGGTGCTCTGGCACCTCGGCACCGCTGCCGCACGGCAGGACCGGGCCGAGGAGGTCCAGGAGCATCACGGCCCCGTGGTGGTGCTGCTCGCGGCGGCCCTCCACGACCGCGCTCTCGCGGCGGACCTGGCAGGCACCGGCCTCGACCGCGTGGAGCTGCCGGCCGCGTACCAGGTCCTCGAATCACACGCCGTCTCCGCCGTCGAGGCGGCACCGGCCGCCGCGGGGCTCGGCGGCGAGCAGCGCGAGCACCTGCTCGCCGCCCGCGAGACCCCGGCGTTCGACGTCATTCGTACGGCCGCCCTGCGGGTCCTGGCCGGGCACCTCGCGGACGGCGGCCCTCTGCTCGCCGACCGCGCCGGCGCGCTCGCGGCGGAGGGACGCGCCCGTCGGCTGAGGCAGCTGGAGCACCGGGGCCCGGCCGGCGCGGTCTGACCGCCGTCCGCTCTTCCTGAGAAGCCGGCGGACCTTCTTCGGGGCGGACTCGCGGACCTGTCAGGACATGCGTGAAGAGCGCCTGCTGGTTCACGTCTCCGAGGGACAGGCAGTCGGGGCGGTCGTCCAGCAGCGCC includes:
- a CDS encoding MFS transporter, encoding MYLADSRGSKAPAAPDTGIRPGRRAPAVPGTVLALGAVSLITDISSEMVTAVLPLYVVAALGLSPLGFGLLDGINNGVGALVRLAGGHLADRGGRRHKVVAGIGYGLSALCKPLLLLAHTLPVISAVLALDRTGKGLRTAPRDAMISLSTPPERLGRAFGVHRAMDTTGALLGPLAAFAVLRVTVDGYDAVFAVSGCVAALGVLVLVLFVPRQVASRHPATRPDAGEPGDPERRATLRDSVALLRRPALRRLTLCAVLLGLTTVSDSFLYLLLQRELRLPVHLFPLLPLGTAATFLLLAVPMGAVADRVGRRRLFLAGHGFLLLGYGLVLLASRDAGASVVVAVLVLHGAFYAATDGVLAAATARVVPAEHQGAGQALVGTGQALARFVCSLAFGAAWTLWDGRTALAVTAAALVAAAVAASFVLRTAEEVPA
- a CDS encoding TolB family protein, whose product is MTRTTRLVILFVAVLLLGAAGTGAVLHAANRSGERNQEQAGGAPVRSGTVTLRPDTGRRLLVRNLAWGPHRDEIATVPASRPDGPRTVSGVKCLRFHAAAGTGICLQARRGALEDTYRAVVLDADLREVRHYPVAGIPTRARVSPSGHLVAWTVFVSGDSYAGTAFSTRTSIADARTGAIDDNLETFAVVRDGRPYHASDVNIWGVTFADDSRFYATLATAGQTYLVQGDLTARTLTTLHRNVECPSLSPDGSRIAYKKRVPGAPADAPWRLYVLNLRDMTETATAERRDVDDQALWADGSTLVYALPGDYGSDLWTVPADGNGAPRRLMRSAVAPAYLG